Genomic DNA from Acidaminococcales bacterium:
AATGCTTGATTAAAGAGAGGTTTTATTTTGAGACGTTCCGACGATGTAAAAAAAGGCTCCACCCGAGCCGCCCACCGTTCAATATTTTATTCTTTGGGCTTTACCGAGGAAGATTTTGACAAACCGCTGATTGGCGTTGTCAACGCGCAAAACGAGATAATCCCCGGGCACCTTCATCTGGACCAGATCGCCAAGGCGGTCAAGGAAGGCATCTGGGCAGGCGGCGGCGTGCCTATGGAATTTCCCGCCATCGGAGTCTGCGACGGGGTGGTAATGGGGCACGATGGCATGAAGTACTCGCTGGCCAGCCGCGAATTGGTCGCCGACAGCATAGAGGCGGTCGCCTGTGGGCACCGTTTCGATGCGCTGGTGCTGATCCCCAACTGCGACAAGATCGTCCCCGGTATGCTCATGGCGGCGGCCAGGCTGAATATTCCAGCCATAATCGCCAGCGGCGGCCCTATGCTCGCCGGCCGGCTCAACAAGCAAAACATCGGCATAAGCAACGCCTTTGAAGCGGCCGGCCGTTTCGAGGCCGGGCTAATCAGCGAAGCTGAGCTGACCGCCGTGGAAAAGGCCGCCTGCCCTACCTGCGGTTCCTGCGCCGGCATGTACACGGCCAATACCATGAACTGCCTGTCGGAAGCTATAGGCATGGCCCTTCCCGGCAACGGCACCATTCCCGCCGCCTATACCGGTATGCGCACGGCGCTTTCGCGCCGGGCCGGCCAGCAGATCATGTTTCTTTTGCGGGAAAACATCCGCCCGCGCGACATTATGACGCCGGATGCTTTCAGGAACGCCATAGCCGTCGACATGGCGGTCGGCGGTTCCACCAACACCGCGCTGCATCTGCCGGCAATAGCGCATGAGGCGGGAATCGAACTGCCGCTTTCCCTATTCGATCAGATAGCGCGCCAAACGCCTTATCTGGCTTCGCTCAGCCCCGGCGGCAAACATTTCGTGCAGGAACTTGACGAGGCCGGCGGCATACAGGCGGTCATGAAAGAACTGTCCAAGAAAAAGCTGATAAATACCGGCTGCATTACCGTTACCGGCAAAAAAATCGGAGAAAATTTAAAAGATGCCGAAAATCTCGACCATGAAGTAATACATCCCATTGACAATCCCTACCGGCCTACTGGCGGGATCGCCATACTGCGCGGCAATCTGGCCGCCGACGGCGCGGTGGTGAAAGAAAGCGCCGTTGACCCGGAGATGCTTTCCCATACCGGCCCGGCGCGGGTATACGATTCCGAGGATGCCGCGATAGAGGCGATCCTCGGCAAAAAAATAAAAAAAGGCGATGTGGTGGTTATCCGCTATGAAGGGCCGAAGGGCGGGCCGGGCATGCGCGAGATGCTCAATCCTACCTCCGTCCTTTCCGGCATGGGCATGGGCAAGGAAGTCGCGCTTTTGACCGACGGGCGTTTCTCCGGCGCGACGCGCGGCGCCTGCATAGGCCATGTGTCGCCAGAGGCGATGGAAGGCGGCGTAATCGGCCTTTTGCAAGACGGCGATATAATAGAGATCGACATACCCAACCGCAAGCTATCGGCCAGGCTCAGCGAAGAGGACATTGCCCGCCGCCGCTTAGCCTGGACAAAGCCGCCGGCCAAAATAAAAAGCGGTTACTTAGCGCGTTACGCGCATTTGGTTATGTCGGCCAATACGGGCGCGGTTTTGCGGGACACCTTCGATCGCTGAACCAACCCGCAATCTTTTCAAAAAGAGACGGGGGGAATTATGTTGTGAAAAAATTTTTCTTAATCTTTGCGCTTGTTTTCGCCCTTTCGGCCTGCGGCATCGCTTCGGCTGAAATCGAGAGAACGGCGGAACCTTTCTCCGGCGCGATAACTTATACGAGCAAGTACATGTTTTCCGATGACAGCCGCAATATGCATTCGATAGCGCTGGTCAGGACGATTAAGCCGCTGCGCATCGCAACTGCCGCTAAAAAATTTGAGACGGACACTTATTTCCTGCTCAATTTCACGTTGCAAGACAATGCGACGCTCGGCGACACGTTCGACATAAAAGTTTCGGAGCGCTATATAAACGCCCTGCCGCTCTCTCCCGTCATGATCGGCGGCATAGGCTTGTCCAGGGCGCCTACCGCCCGCACCGGCCCCAAGGAATTGCCGGATATGACCACCGTTGCCATTGAAAAAGGCCAGGAGCTTATCGTCAGGGTGAATTTTTCGCCGCGCGGCAACGCCACTTACACAATACCCGAAGCAGTAGTCAAGGAATGGATCGAGGTATTGAAGATAACCGGGGAACAACCGCCGGACGAGCCAAAAAAGTAGTTGTTGCGCCATGCAATAAAACGGCTGTCACGACCATGAGTAAATCTGCGGTCAGGCAGCCGTTTTCTTGTGCGTTTGTATTTTAGCAACGCGGAACATAAGCGTATATTTTTTTATATTTTTGCTCAACGCGGTAACGTGGGTTGGCTTCTAAAATCAAATCGCGCAGTACCTGCGGGTCGTCCGGCAAGTGATAGGTGCAAACCGCCAGTTTAGGGGAAAACTCTTTCAAGACATTTCGTGCGCCTTTGAGCATTTGCCGTTCCGCCCCTTCAATATCCGCTTTTATAAAATCGACGCGCGGCAGGTTGTTTTCGCGGACATAGCTATCCAGGTCAATGGCTTGGATGGTTTCTACGGTTTCGCCGCGGCGGGCAGATAGCCGGAAACGCCCGCAAGGAAATTGAAACAGATACAGGAAAATCTGTTATAACAAAAAAGACTGCCGTTGATTTTTCGCGACTGCTTGGGGATGTCATTGAGGAAGCAGGCAAAAAGAACAATGATTAAGGCACGATGAGCAGTCAGCATATTGTGTATGGGATAATTTTCAATTTGATAGCAACTCAAAAAAACGGAGGTGCTTGTAATGCCGTCAACAGAGAAGCCTTGTCCTATATGTGGCAGCAAATTGAGCTGGTTTCTATCGAAAAAAAGTGGATCTGAACATAAATGTCCGCTTTGCGGGATGTTTTATTTGGAATATTTAGCAACTGAAATTCTAAAAAATTCGGAAAACACTGATGAAGGTAAAAAAATTGAGCGCATAAAATTGCGTTCAGCTATATTTTATTTTTTACGCGTAATATTAAAAAATCATAAAAACAAAGATACACATATAGCTCCTAAAATAATAGCCAGTAAAAAACGCAATGAGGAAAATCTATATCACATAGATGAAATCAGAAAGTATTATCCGTTGACAATGAGCAAGCGTATTGACATGGTAATGGCGCTTTTAGCCACCGAAATTGAAACTTTTAACACTTACATGCCCGCCTATCACAAAGCAGATGCGTATAACTACTGCTATTTTTATATGCCTGCCAATTCTGGCGAAAATGAAATTTCCCAAGAAGCCAAAGCAATGACTAACATGCTTAAAAAAAAGGGGTATATTGACTTCCAATCTCCATCCAACCAAGAAGAAATAACTTTTGCTTTAAAAGGCTGGAAGAAAATTGAAAAGTTTTCCCGGAAAAGCTGGAATGTCTTTGTAGCAATGGCTTTTTCGCCAAATAAAGATGCAGGCACTAAAGAAGAAAAAGAAAAGCAACAGTACATTATTGACAGAGCGGAGCATTGCATAAAACAAGCTTTTCAAGGCACAGAGTACATCCCCGTAATCGTCAAAGATAAGCAGCATACAAATTACATAATGACTGAAATCATAAATGATATTGAGTCAGCGGCTTTCGTAGTTGCTGATTTAACATTTCAAAAGCCAGGCGTTTATTTTGAGGCGGGCTATGCCAAAGCATTGGGTAAAGAGGTTATAATGACCTGCCACACAAGTGATTTTGACAATCGACATTTTGATGTTACGCAACACAATACCATTAAATGGGACATAGGCGAAGAAAAAGAGACAGAGTTCATAACCCGCTTGAAAAATATGATTTTCGCTATCGACAAAAGAATAAATTCATAAAAACAGATATATAGTAATTCAGTCTGATAATTATAAAGTCAGGTACAACGCAAAAAATATTGCGATACGGCGGTCACTACGTCGTCCTTCATCGACAAAATGTCAGCCAACTCCCGCTTCATGTTTGCCCAGATCTTTTCTATAGGGTTCAAGTCAGGCGAATATGCCGGCCGCCCTGCGCGTTTGAACAACAGGCGCAACCTGCCCGCAAAACCCCGCACGGCCAATATTACGATGATGCCCCGAACCAACCGCCCGGTACGCGAATAAAATCAACAGGCGCAAATCTTTTTTATGTGCCAGCGGTTGTCATTCACGGTGAAATTCTTTCAGCTGGATGTTTTCGCACTCCGTTTTTTCAAAAGTTACGGCAATTTGCGGATAATGTTGTTTGAAATAGGCCATGTTGCTTTTTTTATGCCCAAGCGCCTGGGATAAATAGCGCGCCGGCACGTTAAAGACGGCCTCCCCTTTGCCCCCGCGCCCCGCCAATATCGTTTCCATGGCTTTACGGCAGCGGCGGGCAGCGACAAGTTCGCCGAAAGCCGGATGGTATGGCCCGGCCAAAATAGCTCCCTGTTCCCGCAAGCCAGCATCGTCCTGCAGTCCAGTCCTGATAACCTTTATGCCGTGGCCGGTAACTTTGTCCGTAATGTAAGCGGCTTCTTCGACCGCCGTCTCCAGTTCCATCGCTTCAAGGCATCCTTTTGCCCATGCGGCGGCAAATTCCGTGCCGGCCAAAATGAGCAAAGGGTATATCCTAACCGTGTCCGGTTTTATTTCTATGACTTTTTCGACCGTCTCGGCAATGCTGCGCCAAGTCTGCCCCGGCAAGCCAACCATCAATTGCAGGCCGGTTTTAAGTCCGGCGGCGCGCAAAAGGCGCGCCGCGTCCATTACGCTCTGCGCGTCATGTCCGCGCCGGGCGAGAGCAAGCACCCGATCGTCCAAAGATTGGGCCCCTATTTCCACCAAGTCGACTTCATGCGCCAAAAGCCTGCGCACGACTTTTTTGTCAATATAATCAGGCCGCGTGGACAGGCGTATTGTATCAATTTTGCCTTCGCGCCGCAAGTTTTGCGCAATCCCCAGCAAATTTTCTTGGGTTTCTTCCGGCAACCCTGTAAACGAGCCGCCGTAGAAAGCTATTTCTTTTCCCTCGCCGCCCGGCCGCCATTTTAACCCTTCCGCGATTTGAGCGCGAACCGCAGGCAAAGAAAACCCCGCCCGCCGGTTTATGGCGCGCTGGTTGCAGAAGGCGCATCTGTGCGGACAGCCGGCATGATTTATAAAGACCGGAATAATATGCGGCATGACTACCCCCGGTTATCCGTCCCTTTTCGGGGCGAAACAGGCAACTGTTGAAGTGACAGTCGCACAACGCGCATTTTGCGTATAGCAGATCTATGGGCTTTCATAAACGCGCAATGTACGCATGATCCTTGCGCAATGTTTAATTGGCGGATGAATAATGCCAATAACGCCGCAAAGACGCCGCGATTTTAGCCGGGAAGCAACGCCGGGCCGTCCATTTCAGACAGCGCCAGCTTTGCCGCCGCCTGTTCAGCCTCTTTTTTGGATGAGCCTTCGGCCGAAGCGACAAGTTTGTTGTTAACAAGAACCGCCATTTCAAAAACTTTGTTGTGCCCCGGCCCGGACTCAGAAAGCAAAAGATAGCTGACGGACGAATTATTGTCTTTTTGCACCATTTCCTGCAATCTCGTTTTAAAGTCGTATTTATCTTCAGCAATGCCGGGCGAATCCAATTCCTGCCGCGTAAGGGAGACGGCCAGCTTGCTCGCCGCTTTCCAGCCGCAATCAATGTAACAGGCGCCAATGACCGCCTCCAAGGCGTCCGCCAGGATGGAACTGCGGTTTTTGCCGCCGGAGGCTTCTTCGCCTTTGCCCAAAAGTATGTAATCGCCAAGCGCGAGTGCCCGCGCGTAACCGGCCAAGGCCGACTCGCACACGACTTTCGAGCGCATCCTGGTCATCTCGCCTTCCGGCATGTCTGGAAATTTGTTGTAAATATAGGTGCACACCGCCATACTCAAAACAGCGTCGCCCAAAAATTCCAGCCGCTCATTGTCCCCCGGTTTGGGATTTGTTTTCGCTTCGTGCGCAAACGACGTATGCGTAAGCGCCTGGTCAAGGATGCCAATATGTCGCGGTTTTATATTGAGTTTTTGGCAAAGCTGCTCTAACAGGGCGTTGCGTTCCGCTTTTTTTCCCATAGTTGCTTCAATTTCTCTTTTTTATTGATATTTTTTAAAAATAAGCGTGGCATTATGCCCGCCAAATCCGAAGGAATTGGAAAGGGCGCAGTTGACTTTTTTCTTTCTGGCCACATTGGGAACGTAATCCAAATCCATCTCCCCGTCCCGGTTTTCATAATTTATGGTGGGGGGGATAATATCGTTTTTCAGCGTAAGCGCCGTCGCTATGGCTTCTATGCCGCCAGATGCCCCCAAAAGATGGCCGGTCATGGATTTTATCGAGCTTACGGCCAATTTTTTCGCGTGGCCGCCAAAAACTTCCTTGATGGCGTTTGTTTCGTTCAAATCGTTCATCGGTGTCGACGTGCCGTGCGCGTTTATATAATCAACTTCCTCCGGCGGAATGCCGGCGTCGTCCAGCGCCGCCCGCATACATTTCGCCGCTTGCAGCCCGCCGGGCGCTGGCGCCGTTACATGATAGGCATCGGCGTTCTCGCCGTAACCGATTATTTCCGCGTAGATGTCCGCGCCCCGGCGCAGGGCGCGACCGAGTTCTTCCAGTATGACTATCCCCGAGCCTTCGCCCATCACAAAGCCGTCGCGGTCACGGTCAAACGGACGGGAAGCCTTGTCCGGCTCGCCGTTTCTGGTGGACAGCGCCTTCATGGACGCGAACCCGCCGACGGCTATCGGCGAAATGGCGGCTTCCGTGCCGCCGGCCACCATGACGTCAGCTCCGCCGCGCGCAATAATGCGGAAGGAATCGCCGATGCAGTTCGTCCCGGTCGCACAGGCCGTTACCACACAAGTATTCACGCCTTTCAGCCCGAACATAATGGATATTTGCCCTGCCGCCATATTGCCGATCATCATGGGGACAAAAAACGGGCTGATACGGTCAGGCCCTTTTTCAAAAAGCACTTTGAATTGCCCTTGCAAGGTGTCGACGCCGCCAATCCCTGTGCCTACGCACGTCCCTATCCTGTCTTTGTCTTCTTTTTCCAGATTGATACGGGAATCTTCAAAAGCGAGCTTTGCCGCCGCGACGGCAAAATGGGTAAATCTGTCCATTCTTTTCGCTTCTTTTTTGTCTATGTAATTGCTTGGCTCAAAATCTTTTATTTCGCCCGCTATATGGCAGTTTATGGCGCTGGAATCAAACGAGGTTATAGTGGCTATCCCGGAGCGGCCTTCCACCAACGATGCCCAAAATTCTTCCCTGCCTATGCCGATCGGCGTGATTGCGCCCAAGCCTGTAACGACAACTCGTCTATTCAAAAAAAGCACCTCACACTATTATAGTTTCCACTTCGCGCAACAAACGGAAGAAAATTTCTCTTACCGGCAATATTTCTTTTATTTCGCTCATTCTCTCCCCCGTGAACACCAGCCCCGTATCCACGTCTCCCTGTTGCGCGCGGGTCAGGGCCCTTATTATGCAAAAACTTCTTGTGCAGCTTTTCAGGCAGGAATCGCAAACAACCGGCTTCGGCGCGCTGCCGGCAAGGGCTTTCACGGCAAACGGATTTTTCACGGCGCGCCCCGGATACCCCACAGGGCTGTCTATGAGCACAACGTCTTCGGGTTTTACTTTCAGATAAAATTCTTTTAAGGCAGGAGCGCCGTTGGCTTCGCAACTGGCCGCAAACCTGCTGCCCATCTGTACGCCGTCGGCGCCCAATCTGAGCGTGTCAACTATATCCTGGCCGGTTATGACCCCTCCGGCGGCAATAATCGGTATGTTAACGCTTTCTTTGACTTCGGGCAGAATCTTGCGCATGGAAAGATCCGTCCCCAAATGGCCGCCGGCTTCTTTGCCTTCCACCACCACCGCCGCCGCGCCAAGGCTCTGGGATATTTTCGCCAGCTTTGCCGTGGATACTATCGGTACAATCGGCGTATCGGATTTTTTGCCTATGGCAAACATATCCCGCGAAAAACCCGCGCCAGCGACAATGAGGTCAATGCCCTCACTGATGGCCGTATGCAAAAGACCCAGAAATTCCTTGGCGGCCACCATAGCGTTTATGCCGATTATGCCCTTGTTTTCCGTCAGCCGGCGGGCCAGCCGGATTTCTTTCCTAAGTTCGTCAAAAGCCATCCCAGAAGCGGCGATGAGCCCTATGCCGCCCTCGCGCGCAACAGCGGCGGCTAAACGCGCCGTAGACAATCTTATCGCCATGCCTCCCTGAATAATGGGAATGGACGCCACCAGATTGCCTATTTTAAGCGCAGGAAGTTTCACCCAAAACTCCTCCATTTGATAAAATCACCTTCAAGAAAGTCCCGATTTAACGGGACTTTCTTGAAATCAGCGCATCGTCGCCGCGCATTATGCCTGCTTTTCTTTGTCGATCAACTCGACCGCATCGCGCACGGTACGAATTTTCTCAGCGGTTTCGTCCGGAATCTCAATATTGAATTCTTCCTCGAAGGCCATAATGAGTTCGACAATGTCCAGGGAATCCGCGCCCAAATCATCAATAAAAGTAGAGTCCATAGTAACTTCCCCGGCGTCCACGCTAAGTTGTTCCACTGTGATTTCTTTAACTTTATCAAAAGTGTTCATAATTTCACCCCCTTCCAAAGCTCGTTCTGCAGGCTGAATATGGATTATATGATATTACATTACCATGCCGCCATCAACATGTAAAGTTTGGCCTGTAATGTATTTTGCCGTTATTAAAAACAAGACCGCTTGCGCCACGTCCTCCGCCTGCCCCAATACGCCGAGGGGGATTGTTTTTGCTATTTCTTCTTTGTTTTTTTCCGAAAGAGCCGCTGTCATGTCCGTTTGGATAAAACCGGGCGCAACGGCGTTCGCCGTAATGTTGCGCGAAGCCAGTTCTTTGGCTACCGCTTTGGTAAACCCGATAACTCCCGCCTTGGCCGCCGCGTAATTGGCCTGGCCGGCGTTGCCGTTTACTCCGACGACCGAGGTCATATTGACAATGCGGCCGTATTTTTGTTTCAACATAAGTTTTGTTGCCGCTTTGGTGCAATTATACATGCCCGTAAGGTTTGTTTCTATGACCGCCTCCCATTCTTCGTCTTTCATGCGCATAAGTATGTTGTCTTTTGTTATTCCCGCGTTGTTCACCAAAATGTCAATACGGGAAAACTCCCGCAATATCGCCCCGATCATCTCCGCAACCTGCGCGCCGTCCGCGACGTTGGCCTGGACGGCTATCGCTCTGCGCCCGAAGGATCTGATAATCTCACAAGTTTCTTGCGCCGCGTTATGGTTGCCGGCATAGTTTACCGCGACTTCAGCGCCTTCTTTCGCCAGCAGTATGGCGCAGGCGCGCCCTATGCCGCGCGAGCCGCCGGTAACGAGAGCCGTCTTGCCTTCCAATAACATCCGCATCCGCCTCCTTAAGGTACGAGAAATTTTTCCAGGCTTTGTACGTCAGATACACTGGCCGCCAAAACTCCGGGGACTATTTTCCGGGTAAAGCCGCAAAGTGCTTTCCCCGGCCCCACTTCCACAAAGGTTTCAACGCCGCTTTCGGCCATAGCCCGCGTAAGGCTTGCCCATAGCACCGGGCTTGCCGCCTGTTTTATCAGCAGGGCCTTGATTTCGTCTTTATCGGTCGCCGCCTGGCCTGTTACATTGGAGTAAACAGGTATCCGGGCGTCGCTGAACTCAATTTCGTTTAAAAATTCACCGAGCTTTTCCGCCGCCGGCAAAAGCAACGTACTATGAAAAGGCGCGCTGACCGGAAGCAACGACACCCTTTTCGCACCATTTTCTTTAAGCAGCTCAATCGCGCGCTTCACCGCTTTGGCCGCGCCCGCGATAACCACTTGCCCCGGGCAGTTAAAATTTACCGCCTGCACTATGTGCCCGGCTT
This window encodes:
- the fabF gene encoding beta-ketoacyl-ACP synthase II, which gives rise to MLFLNRRVVVTGLGAITPIGIGREEFWASLVEGRSGIATITSFDSSAINCHIAGEIKDFEPSNYIDKKEAKRMDRFTHFAVAAAKLAFEDSRINLEKEDKDRIGTCVGTGIGGVDTLQGQFKVLFEKGPDRISPFFVPMMIGNMAAGQISIMFGLKGVNTCVVTACATGTNCIGDSFRIIARGGADVMVAGGTEAAISPIAVGGFASMKALSTRNGEPDKASRPFDRDRDGFVMGEGSGIVILEELGRALRRGADIYAEIIGYGENADAYHVTAPAPGGLQAAKCMRAALDDAGIPPEEVDYINAHGTSTPMNDLNETNAIKEVFGGHAKKLAVSSIKSMTGHLLGASGGIEAIATALTLKNDIIPPTINYENRDGEMDLDYVPNVARKKKVNCALSNSFGFGGHNATLIFKKYQ
- the ilvD gene encoding dihydroxy-acid dehydratase, whose protein sequence is MRRSDDVKKGSTRAAHRSIFYSLGFTEEDFDKPLIGVVNAQNEIIPGHLHLDQIAKAVKEGIWAGGGVPMEFPAIGVCDGVVMGHDGMKYSLASRELVADSIEAVACGHRFDALVLIPNCDKIVPGMLMAAARLNIPAIIASGGPMLAGRLNKQNIGISNAFEAAGRFEAGLISEAELTAVEKAACPTCGSCAGMYTANTMNCLSEAIGMALPGNGTIPAAYTGMRTALSRRAGQQIMFLLRENIRPRDIMTPDAFRNAIAVDMAVGGSTNTALHLPAIAHEAGIELPLSLFDQIARQTPYLASLSPGGKHFVQELDEAGGIQAVMKELSKKKLINTGCITVTGKKIGENLKDAENLDHEVIHPIDNPYRPTGGIAILRGNLAADGAVVKESAVDPEMLSHTGPARVYDSEDAAIEAILGKKIKKGDVVVIRYEGPKGGPGMREMLNPTSVLSGMGMGKEVALLTDGRFSGATRGACIGHVSPEAMEGGVIGLLQDGDIIEIDIPNRKLSARLSEEDIARRRLAWTKPPAKIKSGYLARYAHLVMSANTGAVLRDTFDR
- a CDS encoding nucleoside 2-deoxyribosyltransferase, producing MEYLATEILKNSENTDEGKKIERIKLRSAIFYFLRVILKNHKNKDTHIAPKIIASKKRNEENLYHIDEIRKYYPLTMSKRIDMVMALLATEIETFNTYMPAYHKADAYNYCYFYMPANSGENEISQEAKAMTNMLKKKGYIDFQSPSNQEEITFALKGWKKIEKFSRKSWNVFVAMAFSPNKDAGTKEEKEKQQYIIDRAEHCIKQAFQGTEYIPVIVKDKQHTNYIMTEIINDIESAAFVVADLTFQKPGVYFEAGYAKALGKEVIMTCHTSDFDNRHFDVTQHNTIKWDIGEEKETEFITRLKNMIFAIDKRINS
- a CDS encoding acyl carrier protein: MMNTFDKVKEITVEQLSVDAGEVTMDSTFIDDLGADSLDIVELIMAFEEEFNIEIPDETAEKIRTVRDAVELIDKEKQA
- the rnc gene encoding ribonuclease III, with amino-acid sequence MGKKAERNALLEQLCQKLNIKPRHIGILDQALTHTSFAHEAKTNPKPGDNERLEFLGDAVLSMAVCTYIYNKFPDMPEGEMTRMRSKVVCESALAGYARALALGDYILLGKGEEASGGKNRSSILADALEAVIGACYIDCGWKAASKLAVSLTRQELDSPGIAEDKYDFKTRLQEMVQKDNNSSVSYLLLSESGPGHNKVFEMAVLVNNKLVASAEGSSKKEAEQAAAKLALSEMDGPALLPG
- a CDS encoding FkbM family methyltransferase — protein: MFQFPCGRFRLSARRGETVETIQAIDLDSYVRENNLPRVDFIKADIEGAERQMLKGARNVLKEFSPKLAVCTYHLPDDPQVLRDLILEANPRYRVEQKYKKIYAYVPRC
- a CDS encoding nitronate monooxygenase yields the protein MKLPALKIGNLVASIPIIQGGMAIRLSTARLAAAVAREGGIGLIAASGMAFDELRKEIRLARRLTENKGIIGINAMVAAKEFLGLLHTAISEGIDLIVAGAGFSRDMFAIGKKSDTPIVPIVSTAKLAKISQSLGAAAVVVEGKEAGGHLGTDLSMRKILPEVKESVNIPIIAAGGVITGQDIVDTLRLGADGVQMGSRFAASCEANGAPALKEFYLKVKPEDVVLIDSPVGYPGRAVKNPFAVKALAGSAPKPVVCDSCLKSCTRSFCIIRALTRAQQGDVDTGLVFTGERMSEIKEILPVREIFFRLLREVETIIV
- the fabG gene encoding 3-oxoacyl-[acyl-carrier-protein] reductase, with the translated sequence MLLEGKTALVTGGSRGIGRACAILLAKEGAEVAVNYAGNHNAAQETCEIIRSFGRRAIAVQANVADGAQVAEMIGAILREFSRIDILVNNAGITKDNILMRMKDEEWEAVIETNLTGMYNCTKAATKLMLKQKYGRIVNMTSVVGVNGNAGQANYAAAKAGVIGFTKAVAKELASRNITANAVAPGFIQTDMTAALSEKNKEEIAKTIPLGVLGQAEDVAQAVLFLITAKYITGQTLHVDGGMVM
- a CDS encoding transposase gives rise to the protein MRGFAGRLRLLFKRAGRPAYSPDLNPIEKIWANMKRELADILSMKDDVVTAVSQYFLRCT
- a CDS encoding radical SAM protein, giving the protein MPHIIPVFINHAGCPHRCAFCNQRAINRRAGFSLPAVRAQIAEGLKWRPGGEGKEIAFYGGSFTGLPEETQENLLGIAQNLRREGKIDTIRLSTRPDYIDKKVVRRLLAHEVDLVEIGAQSLDDRVLALARRGHDAQSVMDAARLLRAAGLKTGLQLMVGLPGQTWRSIAETVEKVIEIKPDTVRIYPLLILAGTEFAAAWAKGCLEAMELETAVEEAAYITDKVTGHGIKVIRTGLQDDAGLREQGAILAGPYHPAFGELVAARRCRKAMETILAGRGGKGEAVFNVPARYLSQALGHKKSNMAYFKQHYPQIAVTFEKTECENIQLKEFHRE
- the fabD gene encoding ACP S-malonyltransferase: MSLAFIFPGQGAQYAGMGKDVYDSFSAAREIFAQADEALGFAVSELCFKGPEEELRLTVNTQPAILTVSAALCAVLNEKGVRPDMAAGHSLGEYSALVAAGVISFADAARVVRERGRLMQEAVPVGDGAMAAVMGMTENKIVEICRTLEKAGHIVQAVNFNCPGQVVIAGAAKAVKRAIELLKENGAKRVSLLPVSAPFHSTLLLPAAEKLGEFLNEIEFSDARIPVYSNVTGQAATDKDEIKALLIKQAASPVLWASLTRAMAESGVETFVEVGPGKALCGFTRKIVPGVLAASVSDVQSLEKFLVP